A genomic segment from Luteibacter aegosomatis encodes:
- a CDS encoding response regulator produces MSQQAIRIIVVDDHPLFRAGVVAMLAAEPDILIVGQAGTGADGIEAYRSMRPDVAVVDLKLPDMDGDEVVGAIRKIEPMARVIVLTTFGGDAAARRTLAAGAQGYLLKTSLANDLVGVVRAVHAGQHRVSAEVAKRLFEYRGDEPLTERELSVLRGVAAGLENKQIARHLGIAADTVKEHLSHAMAKLRATNRAHALSIALARGYLA; encoded by the coding sequence ATGTCACAGCAAGCCATCCGCATCATCGTCGTCGACGACCATCCCCTCTTCCGGGCCGGCGTGGTCGCGATGCTGGCCGCCGAACCGGACATCCTCATCGTCGGTCAGGCCGGTACGGGGGCGGACGGCATCGAGGCGTACCGGTCCATGCGGCCGGACGTCGCCGTCGTCGACCTCAAGCTGCCGGACATGGACGGCGACGAGGTCGTCGGCGCCATACGGAAGATCGAGCCCATGGCCCGCGTGATCGTCCTGACCACGTTCGGCGGAGACGCCGCGGCGCGCCGCACGCTTGCCGCCGGTGCCCAGGGTTACCTCCTGAAGACCTCGCTCGCCAACGACCTCGTCGGTGTCGTCCGCGCGGTCCATGCCGGCCAGCACCGCGTCTCGGCGGAAGTCGCCAAACGCCTTTTCGAGTACCGCGGCGACGAGCCCCTGACCGAGCGGGAGCTTTCCGTCTTGCGCGGCGTGGCCGCCGGCCTGGAAAACAAGCAGATCGCCCGGCACCTGGGCATCGCCGCCGACACGGTCAAGGAACACCTCTCGCACGCCATGGCGAAGCTCCGCGCGACGAACCGGGCGCATGCGCTGTCCATCGCGCTCGCGCGCGGATACCTCGCCTGA
- a CDS encoding DoxX family protein, whose translation MNRPASLRMDIVPWLALLALCSAYLQGAVCKLIDFDTAIGEMRHFGLAPPVLFAAGVIVFELVCSLAILTGQLRWLGAFALALFTFAANFLANAWWHEAAGPACDMMMNGFFEHLGLAGAFVYVGWLDRRGRFHGH comes from the coding sequence ATGAACCGCCCGGCCTCGCTCCGCATGGATATCGTGCCGTGGCTCGCGCTTCTTGCGCTGTGTTCGGCATACCTCCAGGGCGCCGTCTGCAAGCTCATCGACTTCGATACCGCCATCGGCGAGATGCGGCATTTCGGCTTGGCACCCCCCGTGTTGTTCGCGGCGGGCGTCATCGTGTTCGAGCTCGTCTGCTCATTGGCCATCCTGACCGGCCAGCTGCGGTGGCTCGGCGCGTTCGCCCTCGCGCTGTTCACCTTCGCCGCCAATTTCCTCGCCAACGCCTGGTGGCACGAAGCGGCGGGACCCGCATGCGATATGATGATGAACGGCTTCTTCGAACACCTCGGCCTGGCAGGGGCGTTCGTCTACGTGGGCTGGCTCGATCGTCGGGGACGTTTCCATGGCCACTGA
- a CDS encoding MBL fold metallo-hydrolase: protein MKRFCLAAALLFALGVAVADDVRVGPQGPGFYRLRMGTDEVTALLDGTHPFPADELLTHVDRTKVDRLLEADYLASPVQGSINAFLVKTAERLVLIDTGAGPLYAGDGGFLPTALLAAGYRPEDVTDILLTHLHRDHVGGLIRNGTMLFPRAIVHVNQADADFWLDPANEGKVPTILLPMFPGAMDSLAPYRKAGHVVTFRGETDVLPGFHAIPAPGHTPGHTWYLVTSGQDHLLAWGDTVHVATVQLAEPGASIRYDYDEQAAAVSRRRALEEAAAKGYWVAAAHVSFPGLGHIRRNGDGYLWVPANYTRTP, encoded by the coding sequence ATGAAGCGGTTCTGCCTGGCGGCCGCACTCCTGTTCGCCCTCGGCGTCGCCGTGGCCGACGACGTGAGGGTGGGACCGCAGGGCCCCGGTTTCTACCGCCTGCGCATGGGGACCGACGAGGTCACCGCCTTGCTCGACGGCACCCATCCATTCCCCGCGGACGAACTGCTCACGCACGTCGATCGCACGAAGGTCGACCGCCTTCTCGAGGCCGATTATCTCGCCTCTCCCGTGCAGGGCTCCATCAACGCCTTCCTCGTCAAGACCGCGGAACGCCTGGTACTGATCGATACCGGGGCGGGTCCGCTCTACGCCGGGGACGGCGGATTTCTTCCCACCGCGTTGCTCGCGGCCGGATACCGTCCCGAGGACGTGACCGACATCCTGCTTACCCATCTCCATCGCGACCACGTGGGCGGCCTCATCCGCAACGGCACGATGCTCTTTCCCCGTGCGATCGTCCACGTCAACCAGGCCGACGCCGACTTCTGGCTCGACCCGGCCAACGAGGGCAAGGTGCCGACGATCCTCCTGCCGATGTTCCCGGGTGCCATGGACTCCCTCGCGCCTTACCGAAAGGCCGGGCACGTGGTGACATTCCGCGGCGAAACGGACGTGCTGCCCGGTTTTCACGCCATCCCGGCACCGGGCCACACGCCGGGCCACACGTGGTACCTGGTGACGAGCGGGCAGGATCACCTCCTCGCCTGGGGCGACACGGTGCATGTGGCCACCGTGCAATTGGCCGAGCCGGGCGCCTCCATTCGCTACGACTACGATGAGCAAGCCGCGGCGGTCTCGCGCAGGCGCGCGCTCGAGGAAGCCGCGGCCAAGGGCTACTGGGTCGCGGCGGCCCATGTGTCGTTCCCCGGCCTCGGCCACATCCGTCGGAACGGCGACGGTTACCTATGGGTACCGGCCAACTACACCCGCACGCCCTGA
- a CDS encoding amidohydrolase: protein MSHVPVPDLILHRGLFTTLDRRRPTASAVAIHDGRFLKVGDDHEVLALAGPGTRVVDVGGRRVLPGLIDNHLHLIRGGLNFNMELRWDGVPSLADAMRMLRRQVEITPPPQWVRVVGGFTEHQFVEKRLPTIDELNAVAPDTPVFILHLYDRALLNAAALRVCGYTKDTPNPQGGEILRDASGNPTGLLLAKPNASILYATLAKGPKLPFEYQVNSTRHFMRELNRLGITGAIDAGGGSQNWPDDYAVVQQLSDAGQLTIRIAYNLFTQKPKQEKDDFLAWTTSVTYQQGDDYFRHNGAGEMLVFSAADFEDFRQPRPDMAPEMEGELEEVVRILAQNRWPWRLHATYDETISRALDVFEKVAQDIPLDGIHWFFDHAETISDASIDRIAALGGGVAVQHRMAYQGEYFVERYGIGAAQATPPVRKMLDAGVKVSAGTDATRVASYNPWVSLAWLTTGRTVGGLRLYPQRNCLDREEALRMWTENVTWFSNEEGKKGRIAEGQLADLIVPDRDFFACAEDEIVGTTSLLTMVGGKVVYAAGPFGPLDESSVPAAMPDWSPVNDYGGYAAWADQQRRIGGAERRPQAACGCASGCSVHGHDHGRSHAAPLPVDDFKSFWGALGCACWAV from the coding sequence ATGTCACACGTTCCCGTCCCGGACCTCATCCTGCACCGAGGCCTGTTCACCACGCTCGACCGCCGTCGGCCCACGGCCAGCGCCGTGGCCATCCACGACGGCCGGTTTCTCAAGGTGGGCGACGACCATGAGGTGCTGGCGCTGGCCGGGCCGGGGACGCGCGTGGTGGACGTCGGCGGGCGCCGGGTGCTTCCCGGGCTCATCGACAATCACCTCCACCTCATTCGCGGTGGCCTGAACTTCAACATGGAGCTGCGCTGGGACGGCGTGCCGAGCCTCGCCGACGCCATGCGCATGCTCCGCCGGCAGGTGGAAATCACGCCTCCACCGCAGTGGGTGCGCGTGGTCGGTGGCTTTACCGAACACCAGTTCGTCGAAAAACGCCTGCCGACCATCGATGAACTCAACGCGGTCGCACCGGACACGCCGGTGTTCATCCTGCACCTGTACGATCGCGCGCTGCTCAATGCCGCGGCGTTGCGCGTGTGCGGTTACACGAAAGACACGCCCAATCCGCAGGGTGGCGAGATCCTGCGGGACGCCAGCGGCAACCCGACCGGACTATTGCTCGCCAAGCCCAACGCCTCCATCCTCTACGCCACCCTGGCGAAGGGACCCAAGCTGCCGTTCGAGTACCAGGTCAATTCCACCCGGCACTTCATGCGCGAACTCAACCGCCTCGGCATCACGGGCGCCATCGACGCGGGCGGTGGATCGCAGAACTGGCCCGACGACTACGCGGTCGTGCAACAGCTGTCGGACGCCGGCCAGCTGACCATCCGCATCGCCTATAACCTCTTCACGCAAAAGCCCAAGCAGGAAAAGGACGATTTCCTCGCTTGGACGACATCGGTCACCTACCAACAGGGCGACGACTACTTCCGCCACAACGGCGCGGGAGAGATGCTCGTCTTCTCCGCGGCCGACTTCGAGGACTTCCGCCAGCCCCGGCCCGATATGGCCCCGGAGATGGAAGGCGAACTCGAGGAGGTGGTGCGGATCCTCGCGCAGAACCGTTGGCCGTGGCGGTTGCATGCGACCTATGACGAAACGATCAGCCGGGCGCTGGACGTCTTCGAGAAGGTCGCCCAGGACATTCCGCTGGACGGCATCCACTGGTTCTTCGACCACGCCGAAACCATCTCCGACGCGTCGATCGACCGCATCGCGGCACTCGGCGGCGGCGTGGCCGTCCAGCATCGCATGGCCTACCAGGGCGAGTACTTCGTCGAACGCTACGGCATCGGTGCCGCGCAGGCGACCCCGCCGGTCCGCAAGATGCTCGACGCGGGCGTGAAGGTATCCGCCGGCACGGACGCGACGCGCGTGGCGTCATACAACCCCTGGGTCTCCCTCGCGTGGCTGACCACGGGCCGCACCGTGGGCGGCTTGCGCCTTTATCCGCAGCGCAATTGCCTCGATCGCGAGGAAGCATTGCGCATGTGGACCGAGAACGTCACCTGGTTTTCCAACGAGGAGGGCAAGAAGGGACGCATCGCCGAAGGCCAGCTTGCCGATCTCATCGTTCCCGATCGCGACTTCTTCGCATGTGCCGAAGACGAGATCGTCGGTACGACCTCCTTGCTGACCATGGTGGGCGGCAAAGTCGTCTATGCCGCCGGTCCGTTCGGCCCGCTCGACGAGAGTTCCGTCCCGGCCGCGATGCCGGACTGGTCGCCGGTCAACGACTACGGCGGCTATGCGGCGTGGGCGGATCAGCAGCGGCGCATCGGCGGGGCCGAGCGGCGCCCTCAAGCCGCCTGCGGATGCGCGAGCGGCTGTTCGGTGCACGGGCACGACCACGGGCGTTCGCATGCGGCGCCGCTTCCGGTCGACGACTTCAAGAGCTTCTGGGGCGCGCTCGGTTGCGCGTGCTGGGCCGTATGA
- a CDS encoding DUF1427 family protein, which produces MSPYLISLGFGLAVGIAYGCFGVRSPAPPMIALLGLLGMLAGEAAVSWAKGHPDVWASLWHSKSFAISKNDTPRSDDDPT; this is translated from the coding sequence ATGTCGCCCTATCTGATTTCGCTCGGCTTCGGACTGGCCGTCGGCATCGCCTACGGATGCTTCGGCGTGCGTTCGCCGGCGCCGCCGATGATCGCCCTCCTTGGCCTGCTCGGCATGCTCGCCGGCGAGGCGGCCGTGTCGTGGGCGAAGGGGCATCCGGACGTCTGGGCCAGCCTCTGGCACAGCAAGAGCTTCGCCATCTCGAAGAACGATACGCCCCGTTCCGACGACGACCCCACCTGA
- a CDS encoding hydrolase produces MSFNELITPDNCALALIDFQPAMFQGVQSHDRKVIMDNVQILARAAKLFKVPTVLTTVAKDSFSGPFMPEVTEDVFPGQTVIDRTSINSWLNEDFRKAVAATGRKRFVLAGLWTGACVNFPTLDMLREGFDVTVVTDACGDTSVEAHERAVQRMVQAGAVPMTTLQFVFELQQDWARSGTYEGVMDILRALTPYGIQVRFSKWALGEHASEAG; encoded by the coding sequence ATGTCGTTCAACGAACTCATCACCCCGGACAACTGTGCGCTTGCGCTCATCGACTTCCAGCCGGCGATGTTCCAGGGCGTCCAGAGCCATGACCGCAAGGTCATCATGGACAACGTGCAGATCCTCGCCCGCGCCGCGAAGCTCTTCAAGGTGCCGACCGTGCTGACGACCGTCGCCAAGGACAGTTTCTCCGGCCCCTTCATGCCGGAAGTCACCGAGGACGTTTTCCCCGGCCAGACCGTCATCGACCGCACCTCCATCAATTCATGGCTGAACGAGGACTTCCGCAAGGCCGTGGCGGCCACGGGGAGGAAGCGCTTCGTGCTCGCGGGTCTGTGGACGGGCGCCTGCGTGAACTTCCCCACGCTCGACATGCTGCGCGAAGGCTTCGACGTGACCGTCGTCACCGACGCCTGCGGCGACACGAGCGTGGAAGCGCACGAACGCGCCGTGCAGCGCATGGTCCAGGCCGGCGCCGTGCCGATGACCACGCTGCAGTTCGTGTTCGAGCTCCAGCAGGACTGGGCCCGTTCGGGCACGTACGAGGGCGTGATGGACATCCTGCGCGCGTTGACGCCGTACGGCATCCAGGTGCGCTTCTCCAAGTGGGCGCTCGGCGAACACGCTTCCGAGGCGGGCTAA
- a CDS encoding MFS transporter gives MATEQGGLADSLRPLKHATFAVLWVATVLGNTGTFMRDIASSWMVTELGGGPAAVSLIQAAGSLPIFLLAIPAGVLSDILDRRRFLIAVQVLLACVSATLMMLAATHNLSIAALIALTFVGGIGAALIGPTWQSIVPELVDRAELKDAVSLNSLGVNISRAIGPAAGGLILAGMGAAVTYGTDVCSYFLVIAALVWWRRKSAADTALPENFLGAFRAGLRYTKASRELHVVLIRAAVFFAFASAVWALLPLVARGTLKGGAGFYGVLMGAVGAGAIVGALLLPKMRARCSADALLLGAALLSALVMVVLALVPDKLVAFVALLVLGGAWIMSLTTFNGVAQGILPNWVRGRALAVYLTVFNGAMAAGSIGWGALAEAVGVGYTLLASAAGLAVAAFVMRAMPLPSAELDLTSAHQWAEPLTAEPVANDRGPVLILVEYDVARERLADFLAVLERFSMERLRDGAYAWGVTQDSGNPERVVEWFMVESWAEHLRQHERFSHAGADIQAEASPSTVAPSRPRSRTSSVSTPAR, from the coding sequence ATGGCCACTGAACAGGGCGGGCTGGCCGACAGTCTCAGGCCCCTCAAGCACGCGACCTTCGCCGTCCTCTGGGTCGCGACGGTGCTGGGCAACACCGGCACCTTCATGCGCGACATCGCCAGTTCCTGGATGGTCACCGAACTCGGCGGTGGCCCCGCGGCCGTCTCGCTCATCCAGGCGGCGGGATCGCTGCCCATCTTCCTTCTCGCGATTCCGGCCGGCGTGTTGTCCGACATCCTCGACCGCCGCCGTTTCCTCATCGCCGTGCAAGTGCTCCTGGCCTGCGTCAGCGCGACACTCATGATGCTCGCGGCCACCCACAACCTCAGCATCGCGGCGCTCATCGCCCTGACGTTCGTCGGCGGGATCGGCGCGGCACTGATCGGTCCGACCTGGCAGTCCATCGTGCCCGAACTGGTCGACCGAGCGGAACTCAAGGACGCCGTCTCCCTCAACTCGCTGGGCGTCAACATCTCCCGTGCCATCGGCCCCGCCGCGGGCGGCCTGATTCTCGCGGGCATGGGCGCGGCCGTGACCTACGGTACCGACGTGTGCAGCTACTTCCTCGTCATCGCGGCGCTGGTCTGGTGGCGGCGAAAGAGCGCGGCGGACACGGCCCTGCCGGAAAACTTCCTCGGGGCGTTCCGGGCGGGACTTCGCTATACCAAGGCGAGCCGTGAGCTGCACGTCGTGCTCATCCGGGCGGCGGTCTTCTTCGCCTTCGCCTCCGCCGTGTGGGCACTCCTTCCCCTGGTCGCGCGCGGCACGCTGAAAGGCGGGGCGGGGTTCTACGGCGTGCTGATGGGCGCGGTCGGTGCCGGTGCCATCGTCGGCGCGCTGCTACTGCCGAAGATGCGCGCGCGGTGCTCCGCGGACGCCCTGCTGCTCGGTGCGGCGCTCCTCTCCGCACTGGTCATGGTCGTTCTGGCCCTCGTTCCCGACAAGCTCGTCGCGTTCGTCGCGCTGCTGGTGCTCGGCGGCGCATGGATCATGTCGCTGACCACCTTCAACGGCGTCGCCCAGGGCATCCTGCCGAACTGGGTGCGGGGCAGGGCGCTGGCGGTCTACCTCACCGTGTTCAATGGCGCGATGGCCGCCGGAAGCATCGGCTGGGGCGCGCTGGCCGAGGCGGTGGGCGTGGGTTACACGCTACTCGCGAGCGCGGCCGGTCTCGCCGTCGCGGCGTTCGTCATGCGCGCCATGCCGCTGCCGTCCGCCGAACTCGACCTGACCTCGGCACACCAGTGGGCGGAGCCGCTCACCGCCGAACCGGTGGCCAACGATCGCGGACCCGTGCTCATCCTCGTCGAGTACGACGTCGCCCGCGAGCGGCTTGCCGACTTCCTCGCCGTCCTCGAGCGATTCTCCATGGAGCGGTTGCGCGACGGTGCCTACGCCTGGGGTGTGACCCAGGACTCGGGGAATCCCGAGCGGGTCGTCGAATGGTTCATGGTCGAATCGTGGGCCGAGCACCTCCGCCAGCACGAGCGCTTCAGCCACGCCGGCGCGGACATCCAGGCCGAAGCCTCGCCTTCCACCGTGGCGCCCAGCCGCCCTCGGTCACGCACCTCATCGGTGTCAACGCCCGCGCGATAG
- a CDS encoding alginate export family protein: MKRTGLPLVAAFFLAATASAQDVPDEKATTNDGLVRTPDRPAILPNRWQEDWSVLADPAVPRQPGDALKYVPFGPGGDHYLTFGALLRERVETNNAPAFGIGRDDDTYLLQRFQVHAGLRWGTPWLAFVQLEDARPFAKASWGPTDRNHADVRLAFLAWQGDFLGGTVRARVGRQDFALDLQRFVSLRDGPNVRQSFDALWANFERGPWRIIAFLSHPVQYRDDHAFDDTSGSGNRFHMVRVERHVLGTNELSYYHAWYDSGDARFLDAHGNERRHVDDVRFAGKSGPLDWDLEAMRQRGRVGDSAIHAWAVGTRAGWTLTDTAWTPRLGLQVDTASGDSRPGDGRLGTFNPLFPNGYYFSLAGYTGYANLVHVKPSITLKPASALTLLGAVGLQWRRTTGDAIYVQPNNALAGTAGRGGKWTGMYGQLRLDWKWRPGITFSIEGDHFRAGRTLRDAGGTDGNYGSVQVLIGW; the protein is encoded by the coding sequence ATGAAACGCACCGGCCTGCCGCTCGTCGCGGCCTTTTTCCTCGCGGCCACGGCCTCCGCCCAGGACGTGCCCGACGAGAAGGCCACGACGAACGACGGCCTCGTCAGGACGCCGGACCGGCCAGCCATCCTGCCCAACCGCTGGCAGGAGGACTGGTCGGTCCTCGCCGACCCGGCCGTGCCCCGCCAACCCGGCGATGCCCTGAAATACGTTCCGTTCGGCCCGGGAGGCGATCACTACCTCACCTTCGGCGCGCTGCTGCGCGAGCGCGTGGAGACCAACAACGCGCCGGCCTTCGGCATCGGGCGGGACGACGATACGTATCTGCTGCAGCGCTTCCAGGTGCATGCGGGCCTGCGTTGGGGCACGCCGTGGCTTGCCTTCGTGCAACTGGAAGACGCTCGTCCCTTCGCGAAAGCGAGCTGGGGGCCGACCGATCGCAACCATGCGGACGTGCGCCTCGCCTTTCTCGCCTGGCAGGGCGACTTCCTCGGCGGCACGGTACGCGCCCGCGTCGGGCGCCAGGATTTCGCACTCGACCTGCAGCGCTTCGTCTCGCTGCGCGACGGGCCCAACGTGCGGCAATCGTTCGACGCACTGTGGGCCAACTTCGAACGCGGCCCCTGGCGGATCATCGCCTTCCTCAGCCACCCGGTGCAGTACCGCGACGACCACGCCTTCGACGATACGTCAGGCTCCGGCAACCGGTTCCACATGGTTCGCGTCGAGCGTCATGTCCTGGGCACGAACGAACTGTCGTACTACCACGCCTGGTACGACAGCGGCGACGCGCGTTTCCTCGATGCCCACGGCAACGAACGCCGCCACGTCGACGACGTGCGCTTCGCCGGCAAGAGCGGTCCGCTCGACTGGGATCTCGAAGCCATGCGCCAGCGCGGACGGGTGGGCGACAGCGCGATTCACGCGTGGGCCGTCGGCACCCGCGCGGGCTGGACGCTGACGGACACCGCATGGACGCCGCGGCTCGGTCTGCAGGTCGACACGGCGTCCGGCGATAGCCGACCCGGCGACGGCCGGCTCGGCACCTTCAATCCGCTCTTTCCTAACGGCTATTACTTCTCGCTCGCCGGTTATACCGGTTACGCCAACCTGGTTCACGTCAAGCCGAGCATCACGCTCAAGCCGGCATCCGCCCTGACGCTGCTCGGCGCGGTCGGATTGCAGTGGCGGCGGACCACGGGCGATGCGATCTACGTGCAGCCCAACAACGCCCTCGCCGGCACGGCGGGCCGCGGTGGTAAGTGGACGGGAATGTACGGCCAGCTTCGCCTCGACTGGAAGTGGCGCCCGGGCATCACCTTCTCCATCGAGGGGGACCATTTCCGTGCCGGCCGCACCCTTCGCGACGCGGGCGGCACCGACGGCAACTACGGAAGCGTGCAGGTACTCATCGGCTGGTAA
- a CDS encoding alpha/beta fold hydrolase: MKHHTVKANGIRQHFVEAGEGAPVVLLHGFPETSYAWRHQIPVLAKRYRVIAPDLRGYGKTDKPATGYDKRNMANDLAALLDHLGIDRIALVGHDRGARVATRFAKDHPRCLDRLVVMDNVPTRIVAASMNAKVAKAYWFFAFHQVLDLPEALIAGREDVWLRHFFTDWCYDPHTIEGADFEAYVSAYREPGAVRGAMADYRAAPEDVLQDEQDADRLIACPTMSIWGADFEAVGGTFDMAAVWRGMATHLRAEPIAQCGHLPQEEQPEIVNGLLLDFLDGWNGGAA; encoded by the coding sequence ATGAAACACCACACCGTTAAGGCCAACGGCATCCGCCAGCATTTCGTCGAAGCGGGCGAAGGCGCACCGGTCGTCCTTCTCCATGGATTTCCCGAAACCAGTTACGCGTGGCGCCACCAGATTCCCGTGCTGGCGAAACGGTACCGCGTCATCGCGCCGGACCTGCGTGGCTACGGAAAGACCGACAAGCCCGCCACGGGCTACGACAAGCGCAACATGGCGAACGACCTCGCCGCGCTCCTCGACCATCTCGGCATCGACCGCATCGCGCTCGTCGGCCACGACCGCGGCGCGCGCGTGGCGACACGTTTCGCCAAGGACCACCCGCGGTGCCTGGACCGCCTCGTCGTGATGGACAACGTACCCACGCGCATCGTGGCCGCGTCGATGAACGCGAAGGTCGCCAAGGCCTACTGGTTCTTTGCCTTCCACCAGGTGCTCGACCTGCCCGAGGCGCTCATCGCGGGTCGTGAGGACGTGTGGCTGCGGCACTTCTTCACCGACTGGTGCTACGACCCGCACACCATCGAAGGAGCCGACTTCGAGGCGTACGTCTCGGCATACCGCGAGCCGGGTGCCGTTCGCGGCGCCATGGCCGATTACCGCGCGGCACCGGAAGACGTGCTCCAGGACGAGCAGGACGCCGACCGGCTCATCGCGTGCCCGACGATGTCGATATGGGGCGCCGACTTCGAGGCCGTCGGCGGCACCTTCGACATGGCCGCCGTCTGGCGTGGCATGGCGACCCATCTTCGTGCCGAGCCGATCGCCCAGTGCGGGCATCTGCCCCAGGAGGAGCAGCCGGAGATCGTCAACGGCTTGCTGCTCGACTTCCTCGACGGCTGGAACGGGGGTGCGGCATGA
- a CDS encoding glyoxalase — protein sequence MRLHTLVASLALLISSAALAEAPNYAVGAQYDTTHVYVAPGDVDAFVKSFTATFGGQSTKQVVVTVTPTPSSTSSQLVQTPVGTVSVFGFRTPVPYPFGLERTGYLVTDLDAAVKAANAAGAATLVAPFDDPIGRDAVVTWPGGVNMQLYWHTKKPAYVAFEHVPENRIYLPAESADAFTKAFVRFAHGKVVSDDRHAPGIEIGRKDGTYRRIRIESTYGKATVLVTDGHLDWPYGTELTGYEVGDLDATLKRAKDSGAKVVVDAHAEGNRRAAMLQFPGGYVAEVHSGQ from the coding sequence ATGCGCCTGCATACCCTCGTCGCATCCCTTGCGCTGCTCATCTCCTCGGCCGCCCTGGCCGAAGCACCCAACTACGCGGTCGGCGCGCAGTACGACACGACCCATGTCTACGTCGCCCCCGGCGACGTAGACGCGTTCGTCAAGAGCTTCACGGCGACCTTCGGCGGGCAGTCGACGAAGCAGGTCGTGGTGACCGTGACACCGACGCCGTCGAGCACGTCGTCCCAACTCGTGCAGACACCGGTCGGCACGGTATCGGTCTTCGGCTTTCGCACACCGGTTCCGTATCCCTTCGGCCTGGAACGCACCGGCTATCTCGTGACCGACCTCGATGCGGCCGTCAAGGCGGCGAACGCGGCCGGTGCGGCCACCCTGGTCGCTCCCTTCGACGATCCCATCGGGCGCGACGCGGTCGTCACCTGGCCGGGTGGCGTCAACATGCAGCTGTACTGGCACACGAAGAAGCCCGCGTACGTCGCGTTCGAACATGTCCCGGAAAATCGCATCTACCTCCCCGCCGAGTCGGCCGACGCCTTCACCAAGGCCTTCGTCCGGTTCGCCCACGGCAAGGTCGTGTCCGACGATCGCCATGCACCGGGCATCGAGATCGGCCGTAAGGACGGGACCTACCGTCGCATCCGCATCGAGTCCACGTACGGCAAGGCGACCGTGCTCGTGACCGACGGCCATCTCGACTGGCCCTACGGCACGGAACTGACGGGGTACGAGGTCGGCGACCTCGATGCCACGCTCAAGCGCGCCAAGGACAGTGGCGCGAAGGTCGTGGTCGACGCGCACGCCGAAGGCAACCGTCGTGCCGCGATGCTGCAATTCCCCGGCGGCTACGTCGCCGAAGTCCACAGCGGTCAATGA
- a CDS encoding helix-turn-helix domain-containing protein, translating to MRIDTSLPSAASDDGLSAVRVVQQLLDHALRQMADVETTDRDACAHYIAQALRIHQEGITAQAPRPQSGLAAWQVRTVKDVALARLDLGLSVTELAAACRLSRGYFSRAFKVTFGESPHRWRHGKRIEYACRQLSDTTGSLADIAIACGFNDQAHFTRSFKSAMGVTPHSYRKSKRVEDIGARPDPPSTAFLNDTNESDATQVYPSQAPAAPMTARPIIPAGQRQRTSLADAPVRPIRVLVVDDHPVFRAGLVAILAGSDDVSVVAEAATGQEAIALFGRYRPDVTLIDMVLPDMPGERVILGIRQLDPTARSIVVTTFGGDGVARRALHAGAQAYLLKTSMGTDLVEAIRAVQRGEHRIDAQVARQLADFQGEDVLSERELDVLRGVAAGLENKQIASRLGLSPETVKEYLSNAMAKLRASNRAHAVSIAQARGFFR from the coding sequence ATGCGAATCGATACCTCGTTGCCGTCGGCCGCGTCCGACGACGGCCTGTCGGCGGTGCGCGTCGTGCAGCAACTGCTGGACCATGCGCTGCGCCAGATGGCGGATGTCGAGACGACGGACCGCGACGCTTGCGCGCACTACATCGCGCAGGCGTTGCGGATCCACCAGGAAGGCATCACCGCCCAAGCGCCGCGTCCGCAGAGTGGTCTCGCCGCATGGCAGGTCCGGACGGTGAAGGATGTGGCGCTCGCGCGACTCGACCTCGGGCTTTCCGTCACCGAGCTCGCCGCGGCGTGCCGCCTGTCGAGGGGCTATTTCAGCCGCGCGTTCAAGGTGACGTTCGGCGAAAGCCCGCACAGGTGGCGCCATGGCAAACGGATCGAATACGCGTGCCGCCAGCTTTCCGATACCACCGGGAGTCTCGCGGACATCGCCATCGCATGCGGTTTCAACGACCAGGCGCACTTCACCCGTTCGTTCAAGTCCGCCATGGGCGTCACGCCCCATTCGTATCGCAAGTCAAAACGCGTGGAAGACATCGGCGCGCGCCCCGATCCGCCGTCTACCGCTTTCCTCAACGACACGAACGAGTCCGATGCAACGCAAGTTTATCCATCACAGGCACCTGCCGCGCCCATGACCGCACGACCGATCATCCCCGCGGGACAGCGTCAGCGGACATCCCTGGCCGATGCCCCGGTCCGACCCATTCGTGTCCTGGTCGTCGACGATCATCCGGTGTTCCGCGCGGGACTCGTCGCCATTCTCGCCGGTTCCGATGACGTGTCCGTCGTCGCCGAAGCGGCCACGGGACAGGAAGCCATCGCTCTCTTCGGCAGGTATCGCCCGGATGTCACGCTGATCGACATGGTGCTTCCCGACATGCCCGGGGAGCGCGTGATCCTGGGCATCCGTCAACTGGATCCCACGGCCCGAAGCATCGTCGTGACCACGTTCGGCGGCGACGGCGTGGCGCGTCGCGCACTCCATGCCGGCGCGCAGGCGTACCTGTTGAAGACCTCGATGGGCACCGACCTCGTCGAAGCCATTCGCGCGGTCCAGCGCGGAGAGCACCGCATCGACGCGCAAGTGGCCCGGCAACTCGCCGATTTCCAGGGCGAGGACGTCCTGTCCGAGCGCGAGCTCGACGTTCTCCGCGGCGTCGCCGCGGGGCTCGAGAACAAGCAGATCGCTTCCCGTCTCGGTCTGTCTCCCGAGACCGTCAAGGAGTACCTGTCCAACGCGATGGCCAAGTTGCGCGCGAGCAACCGTGCGCACGCGGTGTCCATCGCGCAGGCGCGGGGATTCTTCCGCTAG